From the genome of Chania multitudinisentens RB-25, one region includes:
- a CDS encoding LysR family transcriptional regulator, with translation MDTTRLDLNLLLTLEALLAEQNVTKAAARLNLSQPAVSAQLNRLRDMFDDPLLVPARRGMTPTVKALELLAPLRESLDQLRRTLQSHKDFYPERATLTLAIACTDYIQAAVVMPLVLALRQTAPGVRIAARHYDPAQLEQQLANGDVDIAIITPGSHHAHLRTRHLFNETYVLIGRQGHPTLKNNLTMQDFAQLEHVIVSPSGGSFSTPIDDILAAFGHQRKVVMSAASFFFVPEIVLISDFVALVPRRLLQGQPARLSVVNVPWLTEQFNVSLVWHERSHGHAGHRWLRNLIVELNGHKNSRENAP, from the coding sequence ATGGATACCACACGCCTCGATTTAAACCTACTGCTTACCCTCGAAGCATTGCTGGCAGAGCAGAACGTGACGAAGGCTGCGGCACGACTTAACCTCAGCCAACCCGCCGTCAGTGCACAACTGAACCGTTTGAGGGATATGTTTGATGATCCTTTACTTGTGCCTGCTCGGCGGGGGATGACGCCAACCGTAAAAGCACTTGAGTTACTTGCTCCATTACGTGAATCTTTGGATCAACTGCGCCGCACGCTGCAATCTCATAAGGATTTTTATCCTGAAAGGGCCACATTAACCCTCGCGATAGCCTGTACCGACTACATACAGGCGGCTGTCGTTATGCCGCTTGTATTAGCCTTGCGGCAAACAGCCCCGGGTGTGCGTATTGCCGCTCGCCACTATGATCCAGCCCAATTAGAACAACAATTGGCTAATGGCGATGTTGATATCGCCATTATCACACCGGGTTCTCATCATGCGCATCTCAGAACCCGCCATTTATTCAATGAAACCTATGTACTGATTGGGCGGCAGGGACACCCTACCCTCAAAAATAACCTGACAATGCAGGATTTTGCTCAGCTTGAGCATGTGATTGTTTCACCTTCGGGTGGCAGTTTTTCAACCCCTATCGATGATATTCTGGCGGCATTCGGGCATCAGCGTAAGGTTGTTATGTCGGCAGCTTCGTTCTTTTTCGTTCCTGAGATCGTGTTAATTAGTGACTTTGTCGCTCTGGTTCCACGGCGATTATTGCAAGGGCAGCCAGCTCGGCTTTCGGTGGTTAATGTGCCGTGGCTGACTGAGCAATTTAACGTCAGCTTAGTCTGGCACGAACGCAGCCATGGTCATGCCGGCCATCGCTGGCTGCGAAATTTGATTGTTGAATTAAATGGCCACAAGAA